The DNA segment CATTGTATTTGCCAAAAAACAGAATTTCCCTTGATCGTATTTTGGAGAAACGAGCTGCAGATGATCCGAAATTTGAGAGAAGGTTGTCTCGAGCAATTCAATCCACGGACCAAAAGGCGATTCGCTTCCCGAGCCCATGGGAAGATGCCTCTGTGCTTGCTGGGAATGCGTTGATTCGTTTACTCAAACAGGGAGTCTCCATAGATAAGCTCCGATACCTTGTTGTCGGTACGGAAACCTCAGTGGATATGTCGAAATCTATGTCTGCCTATGTACAGGGAATGATTGACCAGACCGAATTTGCATTACCCAGCACCATATCAAGCTACCAGGTACAACACGCTTGTGCCGGGGCGACCCTGGGAATGTTGAGCATTGCCGGTATGCTTCAATCCTCGGCCCTACCCGGTGAAAACGGTATCGTAATCGCTTCTGATATCGCACGCTACGATGCGCCGTCCACAGCAGAAATAACTCAAGGCGCCGGAGCTGCAGCCATGCTAATTGAACAGAATCCCCGCCTACTTTCCCTTGATCTCCAGACCCAGGGTTTCAGCAGCAAGAACGTTGATGATTTTTTCCGGCCCCTAGGTTCGACCACAGCTAAGGTGAAGGGGCGGTATTCAGTGGATTGTTACAATAATGCCCTTGATGAGGCTTTTCTTGATTACTGTTCAAGAAGCAACAAGAGTCCCCAAGAGGCCTTACAAGCGACCGACTATTTTGTATTCCATGTACCCTTCGCAAAAATGGCGAGTACAGCCGTTCGACGTCTTCTAGGCACATACATGGAGATGTCTCAACAGAGTGCAGAGGAATTCTTAACCAATCGTGGTTTTTTCGAAGCCCTCGAGGTTACGGCCAATGTTGGAAATATGTACACAGGTGCAATCTACCTAAATCTTATGGCTACCCTGTATCAGGATTATCAGCGTGTAGGAAAAGACATTATTGGGAAGAAGATTTTGTTTAGTTCCTACGGCAGCGGAAATACCATGCTCGTGTTCGAGGGTGAGGTGCTTCCCGATGCCCCGGCTGTGATAGAGGCTTGGAATCCCGATGATTTCTTAAATCACTATGTGGAATCGGATTTTTCGTCCTATCAATCTTGGCTAGATAGAAACTACGAACCGCAGACCTATAATGAGCAGGCCTCACGGGATTCGTATACAGAAACGGTAGAACCCGGCTGCTTTTATCTAGAGTCAATACGTTCAGATGATGAATATAGGGAATACAAGTACCGTGAAACCCGATAATACACAGCAAGATGACGCGAAGCGAAAGGCTGATCACCTCGAAATCTGCAGTAACAACGAAACATTTCCGGTAGAGTCTAATTCTTCTTTTTTTGACGAATTGAATTTCGTACATAATCCACTACCTGAACTCAGCTTTGATTCAATTGATTTAACGGCGGATTTTCTTGGAATGAAAATCAATGCTCCCCTATTCATCTCTTCTATGACGGGCGGGTCAGACGGGGGATACCAGGTGAATAAGGATATGGCTTGGGTTGCCCAACAACTCGGAATACCGGTTGGTATGGGCTCTATTAAAATTCTCTTCAGGAAACCTGAAGTCATTCATCACTTTCAGTTAAAAGAATTTGCACCGGATGTACCGATATTTGCCAATCTCGGTGCTGTACAGTTGCGAGAAATCCCCCATAAAAAAATAATCGAAACCTTATATCGTTTGCAGGTTGATGGCATTGCAATACACCTTAATCCTGGCCAGGAACTCATGCAGCCCGGGGGGGATCGCGATTTCCATGAGGTACGCTCAAGTATAGCAAGGTTCTGTGAAGCAAGTCCTGTTCCTATCATTGTAAAGGAAACAGGATTCGGCATCCATCCAAGAATTGGTGAAGATCTATTGAATTTAGGAGTTTCCTACCTGGATGTCGCTGGAGCAGGTGGGGCGAACTGGATGCGTATTGAGGGGTTTCGAAATCCGGATTCGGTATACTCGGAAGTTAACCAATTTGATGCCTGGGGTATACCTACCGCTATTAATCTTGCCCTGTATACCGACGGTGAGATTAATGGCGATACCCCAGTACAAAATAATCTGTTGTCTAGCGGCGGTGTACGCTCATCCATGGATGTAGCAAAAAGTATAGCGCTCGGGGCTCATCTGGCTGGACTCGCACTGCCGTTGATCCGGGAACATAGACTTGGGGGGCGTGATAGAGTCCTCTCCTATTTGGATATGGTAATTCAGGGCCTTCGGAAGATCTGTCTTTTAACAGGCACCCCTACCGTTAATGCTCTGAAGGGAGCATACTTGGTTAAATCGTTGTCCTTCACCCATATTCTCGAACAATACAGGAGTTACCCATGAAATCACAGAAAGAGGTTGTAGTTGTCGGAGCTGGATTTGCCGGTTTGAGCGGGGCAGCCTATCTTGCTCGGCAGGGATTTAGGGTGACCCTGGTGGAGAAAAATGGAGAAATCGGCGGACGAGCCAGGATTTGGAACGCCGGTGATTATACATTTGATATGGGACCTTCTTGGTACCTCATGCCTGAGGTATTTGATCGATTCTTTTCCGATATTGGAAAGGACCGGTCGGACTATTACCAACTGACAAAACTGGACCCCAGCTACCGGGTATTCTTTGAGAATCATAAACCGGTAGATATAAGTCCGAACCTGGAAAAAACAAAGCGCGCTTTTGCCGATCTTGAAACACAGGGTGATCAGAAACTCGAATCCTATCTAAAACAGGCTGAGTATAAGTATTCTGTAGCCATAAAAGAATTTCTCTATAAGGAGTATACGTCTGTATTTGATTTTCTTAACAAGCGAATGCTCACCGAAGGTCTTAAATTAAATGTATTTCAAAACCTAGATAAATATGTGCGGAAGACCTTCAATTCCGTTGAGGCCCGGCAGATACTGGAATATGCCATGGTCTTTTTAGGAACAAGTCCCGAAGATGCCCCTGCCCTCTACTCACTTATGAGTCATGTTGATATGAATCTCGGAGTGTACTTTCCCACCGGCGGTCTTGGTGGTGTCGCCCTTGGAATGCTGAAGGCAGTACAGGAACTTGGTGTCGAGGTTTTGACAAACACCGAGGTTACGGGATACCAGATGAGTGGGTATGGTATAGTCGGTGTTCAAACCACGAATGGAACCATTCCTGCCGATGCTGTTTTATTCACTGGAGACTACCATCATGGCGAGGTGGATCTCCTGCAAGATAATTCCAGAAGTATTTCTATCAATAAATGGAACTCCATGGTCCTTGCTCCTTCGATGTTCATATTATACCTGGGCGTGAAAAAACCGCTAACCAAGCTGGCTCACCATAATCTCTATTTTCGACATGATTGGGATGTGCACTTTAATTCTATATTTAAGGATCCAGATTGGCCCCAAAATCCGTGTTTCTACTTAAGCTGTATCAGTAAAACTGAAACTGAGTTCGCTCCCCAAGGAAAAGAAAATGTGTTTGTCTTGGTACCGACTGCCCCAGGACTTTATGATAGCGATGAGGTTCGGGAGGAATATACCGATACACTACTCAAACATATAGAAGTCTCTACAGGTGAAGAAATATCTGAGCACATCGAATTAAAAAGAATATTTACTCAAAGAGATTTTTCTGAGGATTACAATGCTTGGCAAGGAACTGCTCTGGGGATTGCCCATACCCTCGGTCAAACTGCGGTGTTCAGACCAGGTATAAAAAGCAAGAAGATTAGAAACCTATTTTACAGCGGCCAGTTTACCCACCCTGGTGTAGGAGTACCAATGGTATTAATTGCATCAAAACTAGGCGCTGCAAGAATTGAAAGGGAATTACATGGCTGATTTTCCTTTTACCCCATTAAATTTTACCGAAGAGCATCGAAGTGTTTTTCAGGGAGGAAGTAAAACCTACTTTACTAGCACTCGATTCTTTCCTCAGGATAAGCAAACCCTGGTCAGTATTCTGTACGCATTCGTCCGAATCGCTGATGGCTACGTCGACGATACCCCCCAGGATGTTCAGGGATTCTATGATTTTTGCCGGAAGTATAGAGAGGCCAGAGACAGGAAACTACCTTCGGGTAACCTGATTATTGATGAGTTCGTGAAACTTGAGGCTCAATTAGCATTTCCTCACGTATGGACTGAAGCCTTTTTACATTCCATGGAGCTGGATATAACAACCTCATCATATAACAGCATAGATGAAACCCTTTCGTATATATACGGATCCGCAGAGGTTATCGGGTTGTATATGACACGGATTATGGATCTCCACGAAGGGAGCGAGCATTACGCAAAACTTCTAGGGAGAGCTATGCAATATATCAATTTCATACGGGATATTGATGAGGATAATCGATTAGGGAGAAGATATCTCCCCCTCATTAATACCTCGTTAAAAAGTCTATCCCGGGAGGACGCGAATAAGCATCCGGATAGCTTTATTAATTATATCAGGCATGAGCTTGATAGGTATTTTTCATGGCAACAAGAAGCAGAAAAGGGATTTGAGTATATTCCAAAACAGTTGAGGGTCCCCATTAAAACGGCGAGTGAAATGTATAAATGGACTGGGAGACAGATCTACAGAAACCCATTTATCGTTTTTAATAAAAAAGTTAAGCCGAGTAAGCTACGGATATTGGTTTCCGGCTTGTTCTTAGCTCTACGCACAAGTTAGCGGTTGGACCTATGAAGATCGGTGTTATTGGTGGTGGCCTAGGCGGACTCTCTGCTGCCCTAAGTTTGGCAGCCTCGGAGCACCAGGTTACGATATTTGAAGCAGAATCTGAATTCGGCGGAAAGGCAGGAAACCTAGAAGCGGCGGGATACCGGTTCGATACCGGACCTAGTCTTCTCACCTTACCTCATGTTTTTGATAGACTATTCAATCTAACAGGTGTTTCCCGGGAGGATTATTTTAGCATACTCCCCCTTGATCCCATAACTAACTACTGGTTCTCCGATGGCACACGGTATAAATCGCGTCCTGTACCATATTTTACGGATTCGCTTGTAGACGTCTTTGATGTAGCAAAAGAAGAGGCAGAGAGGTATTTACGGTACTCAAGGAAAATTTATGACCTTACCCATGAGATTTTTTTGGAGTCGTCCCTACAGCAGGGTAAGACTTTCGTATCACAGGCGGCATTACGTGCCTATCCTCAAATCCTTTCCATTGATCCGCTAAGAAGTATGCATAGGGCGAATCGTGATTTCTTCAGGGATCCACGGGTGGTACAATTCTTAGACCGGTTCGCAACGTACAATGGTAGTAATCCTTACAGGGCACCGGCAACCTTAAATAATATCATCTGGGTGGAACATGGCCTTGGCGGGTGGGCGGTGCTGGGCGGCATTTACCAGATAGTGAAGGCCATGTTGCGTAGAGCCCGGGAACTCGGCATACACCTTGTCTCTTCCTGCAAAATTATAGACATCCGTACTGATTCACACAGACGAGTTAGAGGGTTGGTAGACTGTCAGAATACGGTTCATGATTTTGATGCAGTGGTAAGTGATGTGGATGTATCTACCCTTTACCACACCATCCTAAAGAACGATTTGCATAAAGAATACCGACGCTATCAATCTCTGCCATCAAGTTCATCGGGGGTTGTGTTTTTTTGGGGAGTAAACAGAGATTTTCCTGACCTAGGGCTACATAATATTTTCTTCTCAGAAAACTATGAATTAGAATTTCAACAAATACATTCCGAGGGGATTCTGCCCCACGACCCAACGATCTATGTAAATATAACAAGTAAAGTAAATCCTGAAGATGCACCCCAAGGTTCAGAGAACTGGTTTGTTTTGGTGAATGCACCGCCTCACGGGACACAGAACTGGAACTCTGAAGTCAACGAGCTCAGGACGAGGGTTCTGCGTAAACTATCCAAAACTTTGGGAACCACCCTCTCCCCGCACATTGAATACGAGTCAGTACTCTCTCCCCAGGATATTATGGAGCGTACCGGTAGTTGGCGGGGCGCGTTGTATGGTATCTCGTCAAACAGTCTCTCGTCGGCATTCATGCGGCATGGAAATGTCTCAAAGCAATATCGTGGACTGTACCTTACAGGAGGAAGTGTTCACCCGGGCGGCGGTATGCCGTTGGTAGTACTATCCGGGATGATTGCCGCGCAACAGCTTTTAAGGAGGGAGAGTTGAGATGGAAAAACGATATAATACTGTACCGGCCATGATCTTCATTGGTGTTTTTTATGCCATTGGCGTGATTGGGCATGCAATACCACGATTTTACCCATTCATGCTTTTACTCACACCCTGGGTTTTAGGAGTGTTTGGAGTCCTAGTAACAGCCTTGGCATTTTACTCAGAAAAGAACGCAATTCCCTTTCTCCCTACACTCTTATGGTTAGGCGTTGTCTATATTGCTACCTTTCTCCTAGAGGTGTTGGGCGTAGCAACAGGCTCGGTATTTGGCGAGTATAGCTATGGTGAAACCCTCGGCATACAAGTTTTCCATACTCCCATCGTTATCGGTCTAAACTGGGTTATCATCATTCTCGGTCTAACGATATTTGTAGGGAATTTCGTACGCAACATGTATGTACATGCCCTGGGTACCGGGATTTTAGCAACACTATTCGACTTCATCCTCGAGCCTGTAGCGATAAGTAAGCTTGATTATTGGACATGGGCAGAAAGAAATGTACCAATACAAAATTACATCGCGTGGTTCATTATATCGTATATCTTTGCTTTGGTTTACATTCGGTTTGTTCCTCACCAGCTAAAAGGATGGACACTTCCCGGCTATGTATTAATCCAGCTACTATTCTTCCTTTCACTTCGAATATTTGTATTGGGGGGGTGAAAAATGGGTATTTTCTGGGCTTTCATAATTATAAGTCTTTGGACAATGAATCTCGTCTATTCGTTGTTTCTATTCGATCTGGTTGGTAGCGGCTTTTGGTGGATCATTTTAGTTGTAACACAAACGTACCTATTTACAGGCCTTTTTATTACCGCTCACGATAGTATGCATGGAAGTATCT comes from the Spirochaeta lutea genome and includes:
- the fni gene encoding type 2 isopentenyl-diphosphate Delta-isomerase, which encodes MKPDNTQQDDAKRKADHLEICSNNETFPVESNSSFFDELNFVHNPLPELSFDSIDLTADFLGMKINAPLFISSMTGGSDGGYQVNKDMAWVAQQLGIPVGMGSIKILFRKPEVIHHFQLKEFAPDVPIFANLGAVQLREIPHKKIIETLYRLQVDGIAIHLNPGQELMQPGGDRDFHEVRSSIARFCEASPVPIIVKETGFGIHPRIGEDLLNLGVSYLDVAGAGGANWMRIEGFRNPDSVYSEVNQFDAWGIPTAINLALYTDGEINGDTPVQNNLLSSGGVRSSMDVAKSIALGAHLAGLALPLIREHRLGGRDRVLSYLDMVIQGLRKICLLTGTPTVNALKGAYLVKSLSFTHILEQYRSYP
- a CDS encoding phytoene desaturase family protein, which produces MKIGVIGGGLGGLSAALSLAASEHQVTIFEAESEFGGKAGNLEAAGYRFDTGPSLLTLPHVFDRLFNLTGVSREDYFSILPLDPITNYWFSDGTRYKSRPVPYFTDSLVDVFDVAKEEAERYLRYSRKIYDLTHEIFLESSLQQGKTFVSQAALRAYPQILSIDPLRSMHRANRDFFRDPRVVQFLDRFATYNGSNPYRAPATLNNIIWVEHGLGGWAVLGGIYQIVKAMLRRARELGIHLVSSCKIIDIRTDSHRRVRGLVDCQNTVHDFDAVVSDVDVSTLYHTILKNDLHKEYRRYQSLPSSSSGVVFFWGVNRDFPDLGLHNIFFSENYELEFQQIHSEGILPHDPTIYVNITSKVNPEDAPQGSENWFVLVNAPPHGTQNWNSEVNELRTRVLRKLSKTLGTTLSPHIEYESVLSPQDIMERTGSWRGALYGISSNSLSSAFMRHGNVSKQYRGLYLTGGSVHPGGGMPLVVLSGMIAAQQLLRRES
- a CDS encoding phytoene desaturase family protein, whose protein sequence is MKSQKEVVVVGAGFAGLSGAAYLARQGFRVTLVEKNGEIGGRARIWNAGDYTFDMGPSWYLMPEVFDRFFSDIGKDRSDYYQLTKLDPSYRVFFENHKPVDISPNLEKTKRAFADLETQGDQKLESYLKQAEYKYSVAIKEFLYKEYTSVFDFLNKRMLTEGLKLNVFQNLDKYVRKTFNSVEARQILEYAMVFLGTSPEDAPALYSLMSHVDMNLGVYFPTGGLGGVALGMLKAVQELGVEVLTNTEVTGYQMSGYGIVGVQTTNGTIPADAVLFTGDYHHGEVDLLQDNSRSISINKWNSMVLAPSMFILYLGVKKPLTKLAHHNLYFRHDWDVHFNSIFKDPDWPQNPCFYLSCISKTETEFAPQGKENVFVLVPTAPGLYDSDEVREEYTDTLLKHIEVSTGEEISEHIELKRIFTQRDFSEDYNAWQGTALGIAHTLGQTAVFRPGIKSKKIRNLFYSGQFTHPGVGVPMVLIASKLGAARIERELHG
- a CDS encoding phytoene/squalene synthase family protein translates to MADFPFTPLNFTEEHRSVFQGGSKTYFTSTRFFPQDKQTLVSILYAFVRIADGYVDDTPQDVQGFYDFCRKYREARDRKLPSGNLIIDEFVKLEAQLAFPHVWTEAFLHSMELDITTSSYNSIDETLSYIYGSAEVIGLYMTRIMDLHEGSEHYAKLLGRAMQYINFIRDIDEDNRLGRRYLPLINTSLKSLSREDANKHPDSFINYIRHELDRYFSWQQEAEKGFEYIPKQLRVPIKTASEMYKWTGRQIYRNPFIVFNKKVKPSKLRILVSGLFLALRTS
- a CDS encoding carotenoid biosynthesis protein, producing MEKRYNTVPAMIFIGVFYAIGVIGHAIPRFYPFMLLLTPWVLGVFGVLVTALAFYSEKNAIPFLPTLLWLGVVYIATFLLEVLGVATGSVFGEYSYGETLGIQVFHTPIVIGLNWVIIILGLTIFVGNFVRNMYVHALGTGILATLFDFILEPVAISKLDYWTWAERNVPIQNYIAWFIISYIFALVYIRFVPHQLKGWTLPGYVLIQLLFFLSLRIFVLGG
- a CDS encoding hydroxymethylglutaryl-CoA synthase family protein — its product is MTERVGISDISLYLPKNRISLDRILEKRAADDPKFERRLSRAIQSTDQKAIRFPSPWEDASVLAGNALIRLLKQGVSIDKLRYLVVGTETSVDMSKSMSAYVQGMIDQTEFALPSTISSYQVQHACAGATLGMLSIAGMLQSSALPGENGIVIASDIARYDAPSTAEITQGAGAAAMLIEQNPRLLSLDLQTQGFSSKNVDDFFRPLGSTTAKVKGRYSVDCYNNALDEAFLDYCSRSNKSPQEALQATDYFVFHVPFAKMASTAVRRLLGTYMEMSQQSAEEFLTNRGFFEALEVTANVGNMYTGAIYLNLMATLYQDYQRVGKDIIGKKILFSSYGSGNTMLVFEGEVLPDAPAVIEAWNPDDFLNHYVESDFSSYQSWLDRNYEPQTYNEQASRDSYTETVEPGCFYLESIRSDDEYREYKYRETR